The DNA window TGGTTTAACACGTCAAGCACGTTGATGCCGTTGGCAGAAACGACTTTGACGCCCGGGATGTTGCGCGCCGACAAATAAACGTTTTCGTTCAGTTCGTCGGTCACAATGAGCGCCTTCCGGTCAACCGCGAGGTTATTTAAAATTTTTACCATTTCTTTCGTTTTCGGTGCTTCAAGCGACAGTTGGTCCAATACAACAATTTCGTTTTCCAGCACTTTCGAGGACAGTGCCGATTTAATGGCTAAACGGCGAACTTTTTTCGGCAGTTTGTAGCTGTAGTCGCGCGGAACCGGACCAAAGACCGTACCGCCGCCGCGCCATTGCGGAGCGCGAATCGAACCTTGACGGGCGCGTCCAGTCCCTTTTTGACGCCATGGTTTGCGGCCGCCGCCGCTCACTTCAGCGCGATTTTTCGTTTTGTGTGTTCCTTGGCGCATCGAGGCGCGTTGCATAATGACTGCTTCGAACAATACGTGTTTATTCGGTTCAATCCCAAAAACGGCATCGTTTAATTCGATTTCTCCGATCGTCTGACCGTTTTGGTTATATAATGCTACTTTTGGCATTACGTAGTTCCTCCTTTCTTGGCCAAGTGTTATTTCGCCTTCGCTTTAACGGCGCTTTTCACGATGACTAACCCTTTTCTCGGGCCTGGTACGTTGCCTTTAATGAGCAACAAGTTGCGTTCTGGATCAACTTTGACAATTTTCAAGTTTTGGATCGTGACCCGCTCACCGCCTGTGCGGCCTGGCAAGTTTTTCGTTTTAAATACGCGGTTCGGCGCGATCGCCCCCATCGAACCTGGACGACGATGGTAACGGGAACCGTGAGCCATTGGTCCGCGCGATTGGCCGTGACGTTTAATAACACCTTGGAAGCCTTTCCCTTTGGAAATGCCCGTGACATCGACGATGTCGCCTTCACTAAAAATGTCAACTTTTACTTCTTGGCCAACTTCATATTCATCCACGTTGGCGCCACGGATTTCACGAATGAAGCGCTTAGGTGCCGTGTTTGCTTTGGCAGCATGGCCGATTTGCGGTTTGTTGGCGCGTTTTACGCTTACATCTTCAAAACCTAATTGAATCGCTTCGTAACCGTCGTTTTCGATCGTTTTCTTTTGCAGCACGACGTTCGGCGTCGCTTCGATGACGGTTACCGGAATCAAATCGCCGTTTTCCGCAAATACTTGCGTCATACCGATTTTTCTTCCTAAGATTCCTTTCGTCATTTGTCACACCTCCTAGTCGACTAGATTACAGTTTAATTTCAATATCAACGCCCGACGGCAAATCTAACCGCATTAACGAATCCACCGTTTGCGGAGTCGGATTAATGATGTCGATCAAACGTTTATGTGTCCGCATTTCAAATTGTTCACGGGAGTCTTTGTACTTGTGAACGGCACGCAAAATCGTATAGACCGTTCTTTCCGTCGGCAGCGGGATCGGACCCGACACCTTTGCTCCAGAACGTTTTGCGGTTTCGACGATTTTCTCCGCCGATTGGTCTAAAATCCGATGATCATAAGCTTTTAAACGAATGCGAATTTTTTCTTTTGCCATTTGGTTTTCCCTCCTTCTTCGCCTATTTTGAAAATAGACTTCTCCGCGGAAATTTCCCGCACATGGCCGTGGCAAAGCGGCCGGGTGTGTCAGCAACCTTCCGCTTCATCGCAGTCAAAGACCAACATTTGATATTATACTCGTATGTAAGCGAGATTGCAAGTCATTTCTTCGCTTTTCCCACACTTCTTCATTATACATAGCAGCCGCATCGTTTTCAACACGATACATAGGCGGTGGGATTTGGAAAAGACGCCGCCAAAAGAAAAAAGAGCGCCCTCGCCATGCCGCCGCTGTTCAAGATCATTTCCGATATAGACGATATAGAACGAGGCCGAATGATAAAACCGCCGCCGCAGATTAAGTCTCCCTTCTTAGGCTTGCACGAAGAGAAAATTTCATAGCCAAAGCGAACGGTCAAAAGAAAAAGGATGTCCAGTTGCTGGACATCCTTTTTCATTCAATTACTCAATGATTTCCGATACGGAACCAGCACCAACCGTGCGGCCGCCTTCACGGATCGAGAATTTTGTTCCTTCCTCGATCGCGATCGGAGCGATCAGTTCAACCGTCATTTCAACGTTGTCGCCAGGCATAACCATTTCTACGCCTTCCGGAAGCGTGATGATGCCCGTTACGTCCGTTGTACGGAAGTAGAATTGCGGACGGTAGTTCGAGAAGAACGGAGTATGGCGTCCGCCTTCTTCTTTCGTCAGAACGTAAACTTGCGCTTTAAATTTCGTGTGCGGCGTGATCGAGCCCGGTTTCGCCAATACTTGGCCGCGCTCAACTTCGTCACGCGATACACCGCGGAGAAGCGCACCGATGTTGTCGCCAGCTTCCGCTTGGTCAAGCAGCTTACGGAACATTTCTACACCCGTAACCGTCGTCGTTTTCGGCTCGTCCGAAAGACCGATAATTTCAACCGGGTCGCCGACTTTTAACGTACCGCGCTCAACACGGCCCGTCGCAACCGTACCGCGGCCTGTGATCGAGAAAACGTCCTCAACCGGCATCATGAACGGTTTGTCTACTTCACGTTGCGGAGTCGGGATGTACTCGTCAACCGCGTTCATCAGTTCAATGATTTTTTCTTCCCATTGCGGGTCGCCTTCGAGCGCTTTTAATGCCGAACCTTTGATGACCGGCACTTCGTCGCCCGGGAAGTCGTATTCAGAGAGAAGATCGCGAACTTCCATTTCAACGAGTTCAAGCAATTCTTCGTCGTCCACCATGTCGCATTTGTTCAAGAAAACAACGATGTACGGTACACCGACTTGGCGGGAGAGAAGAATGTGTTCGCGCGTTTGCGGCATCGGACCGTCAGCAGCCGATACAACAAGGATCGCGCCGTCCATTTGCGCTGCGCCCGTGATCATGTTTTTCACGTAGTCAGCGTGGCCTGGGCAGTCAACGTGCGCATAGTGACGAGCGTCCGTTTCATACTCAACGTGCGCTGTCGAAATCGTGATTCCGCGTTCACGCTCTTCCGGAGCTGCGTCGATTTGGTCGTACGCTCTTGCTTCCGCTTTCCCTTGTTTCGCAAGAACTGTTGTGATCGCAGCTGTCAACGTCGTTTTCCCATGGTCAACGTGGCCGATCGTGCCAATGTTGACGTGCGGTTTCGTACGCTCAAATTTCGCTTTAGCCATGAGAAAGATCCTCCTTAAATAAAATATGGATTGATATAGTTAAGTAAGTATAGGATGCTTGGGAACAAAATGTTCCCAAGTCTTACATAAGTATTTATAGCGAAACTAGCAAGAGAAATCAATTATTCGCCTTTATTTTTTTTGATAATTTCATCGGCGATGTTTTTCGGAACTTCTTCGTAATGGTCAAACACCATCGAGAACGTTCCGCGCCCTTGCGTGTTCGAACGGAGCGATGTAGCATAACCGAACATTTCGGCCAGCGGCACCATGGCACGAACAACTTGGGCGTTCCCGCGCGCTTCCATCCCTTCAACGCGGCCGCGGCGGGATGTGATGTCACCCATAATGTCACCAAGGTATTCCTCAGGGATGACGACTTCCACTTTCATAATCGGTTCAAGCAGAACCGGGTCACACTTCGTTGCAGCGTTTTTCAGCGCCAACGAAGCAGCAATTTTGAACGCCATCTCACTCGAGTCGACATCGTGGTACGATCCGTCGAACAGTTTCGCTTTAATGTCGACAACCGGATAGCCGGCTAAGACGCCGTTTTGCATCGCTTCTTCCAATCCAGCTTGAACGGCCGGCACGTACTCTTTCGGAACGACCCCGCCGACGATGGCATTTTCAAATTCAAAGCCTTTGCCGCGCTCGTTCGGCGAGAATTCGATCCAAACGTGACCGTATTGACCGCGACCGCCAGACTGGCGAATGAATTTGCCTTCAACTTGCGCCGACTTGCGGAACGTTTCACGGTAAGCAACTTGCGGCGCACCGACGTTCGCTTCGACTTTGAATTCGCGGCGCATCCGGTCGACGATAATGTCGAGGTGCAGCTCGCCCATCCCGGAAATGATCGTTTGCCCTGTTTCCGGATCGGTATGCGCACGGAACGTCGGGTCTTCCTCTTGCAGTTTTTGCAGCGCTTGACCCATCTTGTCTTGATCGGCTTTCGATTTCGGTTCGATCGCCACCGAAATAACCGGCTCTGGGAATTGCATCGACTCGAGGATGACGAGATTTTTCTCATCACAAAGAGTATCGCCGGTCGTTGTTTCTTTTAAACCTACGGCCGCAGCAATGTCGCCGGCATAGACTTTCGAGATTTCTTGACGGTGGTTCGCGTGCATTTGCAGCAAGCGGCCGATCCGTTCACGTTTGCGTTTCGTCGAGTTCATGACGTACGAACCGGAATCGAGCGTTCCGGAGTAGACGCGGAAGAACGTCAATTTCCCGACGTACGGGTCAGTCATGATTTTGAACGCCAGCGCCGCAAACGGAGCGTCGTCACGCGCTTCGCGAGTCACTTCTTCTTCCGTATCCGGAATGATACCGCGAATCGCCGGAATGTCTACCGGAGACGGCAAGTAGTCGACAACCCCGTCAAGAAGCAGCTGAACACCTTTGTTTTTAAAGGCCGAACCGCAGAAAACCGGGTAGAATTCAACGCTGATCGTCGCTTTACGGATCGCGGCTTTCAGCTCTTCTTTCGTAATTTCTTCCCCTTCTAAATATTTCATCATCAGCTCTTCATCGAGTTCCGCAACGGCCTCAATGAGTTTGCCGTGATATTCTTCCGCCAAGTCGCGGTAGTCTTCCGGGATTTCGATGCGCTCAATGTTTTTGCCGAGCTCATCGTGGTAATGATACGCGCACATTTCGACAAGGTCGATAATGCCGGTGAATTGATCTTCAGCGCCGATCGGCAGCTGCACCGGATGAGCGTTCGCTTGCAGGCGGTCATGGAGCGTTTTTACCGCATACAAGAAGTCCGCGCCGATTTTGTCCATTTTGTTGACGAATACGATCCGCGGAACACCGTATGTGGTCGCTTGACGCCAAACCGTTTCCGTTTGCGGTTCTACGCCGGATTGGGCATCAAGAACTGTAATGGCTCCGTCCAACACGCGCAACGAACGTTCAACCTCAACCGTGAAGTCGACGTGCCCCGGCGTGTCGATGATGTTGATGCGATGGCCTTTCCATTGCGCCGTTGTCGCCGCCGACGTAATCGTAATCCCGCGTTCTTGCTCTTGCTCCATCCAGTCCATCGTGGCTGCGCCTTCGTGCACTTCCCCGATTTTATGAACGCGGCCTGTGTAGAACAAGATCCGTTCCGTCGTCGTCGTTTTCCCGGCGTCAATGTGCGCCATGATCCCTATGTTGCGAGTGTTTTCTAAGGAGAACTCTCTTGCCATAGTGGTTATTTTCTCCTTCCTTACAAAATAAAATATAAGCAGATGGCGTCGCCATCTATGGCGCAATCTCTTTTTTTAGAGAAGTTATACAGTACGCAGCCGGAAGGGCCACAATATATAGGAAGATAGGTGAACAGGCAGCATCAGCCGTGCCTTCTCACCTATTTCCTTAAGGCAGCGCTCCTTACCAGCGGTAATGGGCAAACGCTTTGTTCGCTTCAGCCATTTTATGCGTATCTTCGCGTTTTTTCACCGCTGCGCCTGTATTGTTGGCAGCGTCCATGATCTCGTTCGCCAAGCGTTCTTCCATCGTTTTTTCACCGCGAAGGCGGGAATATTGCACGAGCCAGCGCAATCCGAGGGAAACGCGGCGGTCCGGACGGACTTCGACCGGAACTTGGTAGTTCGCCCCACCGACGCGGCGAGCGCGCACTTCCAACACCGGCATAACGTTTTTCAACGCTTGTTCGAATACTTCCATTGGATCTTTACCCGTGCGTTCACGGATAATATCAAAAGCAGTGTAAAGAATTTTTTGTGCTTTCGATTTTTTTCCGTCAACCATAATTTTATTGATCAAACGGGTGACAAGCTTCGAGTTGTAAATCGGATCTGGCAATACGTCACGTTTAGCAACAGGGCCTCTACGTGGCATAGTTTTTCCTCCCTTCAGGAAAACATTCTCTTCACTTCATTATTTTTTCGCTGCTTTTGGCTTTTTCGCGCCGTATTTCGAACGGCCTTGCATCCGGTTTGCTACGCCGGCTGTATCCAATGCACCGCGGACGATATGGTAGCGCACCCCCGGCAAGTCTTTAACACGTCCGCCGCGGATGAGCACGACGCTGTGTTCTTGCAAGTTATGGCCGATTCCCGGGATGTAAGCCGTCACTTCAATCCCATTCGTCAGGCGGACACGAGCATATTTCCGGAGAGCCGAGTTCGGTTTTTTCGGCGTCATCGTGCCGACACGCGTGCATACGCCGCGCTTTTGCGGGGAAGACACGTTCGTTTGTTCTTTTTTGAAGCTGTTGTACCCTTTGTTCAACGCAGGGGATTTCGACTTAAATACTTTTTTCTCGCGTCCTTTGCGGACTAATTGGTTAATTGTAGGCATGAAAAAATCCTCCTTTCACATGCATCGTTTAAGCCCACATATCCAGGTGGTTCATCGTTTATGCAAACAAAGGTTTTAAAGGCAAAGCAATCAACGAAGGATCGCCACCGCAGCTGCGCCGACTTGGATTTTGCATGCCTTGCCGAGTTTTTTCATCGAATCGACTTTTGTGACTGGCACGTTCGCCTCATTGGCTGCCGCCGTCACTTTTTCGATGATCGGCGAGTCGGCATCTTCCGCCACGATCACTTCCGTTGCCTTCCCTTCCTTTAAAGCCCTTATCGTTTGTTTGGTTCCAATGACGATTTTCCCAGCCTGTAATACTTTTTCATAAGACATGTAACATATCCTCCAAAGTACCAGGTTGTTGGAACACCTTTATTAGACTACCATTTTCTCTGTCCGTTGTCAACTGAATTTTTTCATTAAGGAAGGGCCGGCCAAGAACACCTTAGCCGACCATCCCGGTAGCTTTTTATTTAGACGGAACGGTATCGCCAGCCGTTTCCTTCTTGACGGCAGGCTTCACGTTGCGATAGCGGGCCATGCCTGTTCCGGCTGGGACAAGTTTGCCGATAATGACGTTTTCTTTCAAGCCGAGCAGCTCATCCCGTTTTCCTTTGATCGCCGCATCGGTCAGGACGCGTGTCGTTTCTTGGAACGAAGCCGCTGACAAGAACGAATCCGTTTCAAGCGACGCCTTCGTAATACCGAGCAGCACCGGGCGGGCTGTTGCCGGCCGCTTTCCTTCGCGGATGGCTTGAGCGTTGACATCCGTGAACTGATGAACGTCCAAAAGCGTGCCTGGCAGCACATCCGTATCGCCGGCATCGATCACGCGCACTTTGCGCAACATTTGCCGCACCATGACCTCAATATGCTTATCGCTAATTTCGACCCCTTGCATCCGGTACACTTTTTGCACTTCACGGAGCAAGTATTCTTGGACGGACGTAATATCGCGCACGCGCAACAGCTGTTTCGGGTCGACCGAACCTTCCGTCAACTCTTGGCCGCGTTCGACGTGCTGGCCTTCTTCGACTTTCAGGCGCGCATTGTACGGAGCCACATAGGAGCGCGTCTCGACTTCGCTTTGCACGACAATTTCGTACTGATTGTCACGCGTTTCATTAATCGCAATGACCGTGCCGTCAATTTCCGAAATGACCGCTTGCCCTTTCGGGTTGCGCGCTTCAAACAGCTCTTGCACCCGCGGCAAACCTTGAGTGATATCGTCCCCGGCGACGCCGCCCGTATGGAACGTCCGCATCGTCAGCTGCGTGCCCGGCTCGCCGATTGATTGGGCAGCGATAATGCCGACCGCCTCGCCGACTTCGACGTCCATGCCGGTCGCCATGTTGCGGCCGTAGCATTTTTTGCACACACCATGACGCGTGTTGCAGGCGAAGACGGAGCGAATCCATACTTCTGTAATGCCGGCCTTGATGATCTCATTAGCGATATCTTCTGTGATCATTTCATCTTTGCGTACGATCACTTCACCTGTTTCCGGATGGTGCACCGTCTTGTGCGCATAGCGGCCGACAAGCCGTTCTTCAAGCTTGACGACGACTTCCGTGCCATCCGTTAACGCCCGCGCTAAAATGCCGCGATCGGTGCCGCAATCCTCTTCACGGACGATGACATCTTGCGCTACGTCAACGAGACGTCTCGTGAGATAGCCTGAGTCGGCCGTTTTCAATGCCGTATCCGCCAACCCTTTCCGCGCGCCGTGTGTCGAGATAAAGTATTCCAATACCGTTAAGCCTTCGCGGAACGACGATTTGATCGGCAGCTCGATAATCCGGCCGGCCGGGTTGGCCATCAAACCGCGCATCCCCGCGAGCTGCGTAAAGTTCGAGGCGTTACCGCGCGCCCCGGAATCGCTCATCATAAAGATCGGGTTGCGCTTATCGAGCGATTTCATCAACCGATCTTGGATTTTATCTTTCGCCGCACTCCAAACGGAGATGACGCGCTCATACCGCTCTTCGTCGGTAATCAACCCGCGGCGGAACTGCTTCAAAACCGTGTCGACTTTCGCCTGAGCTTCATCCAAAATTTCTTGTTTTTCCGGCAAAACGACGATGTCGGCAACGCCGATCGTAATGCCGGCTTTCGTTGAGTATTGGAAGCCGAGATCTTTCATGCGGTCAAGCATCTTTGATGTTTCAGTAATTTTGAACCGCTTGAATACTTCAGCGATAATTTGCCCAAGCACTTTTTTCTTAAACGGCGGCACGGGTTCGCGCTTGCGGATCTCTTCACGCACGTCGACCCCTTTGTCCAGGAAGTACTTATCCGGCGTCCGCCCTTCAATATTTTCCGTCGTCGGCTCGTTAATGTACGGGAACGACTTCGGCAAAATTTCGTTGAAAATGAGCTTCCCGACGGTTGTCAAGAGCAGCTTGTTGTTTTGTTCCTCGGTAAACGTTTCGTTTTTCAGCGAACCGGCATGGATGGCGATGCGCGAATGGAGATGGACATAGCCGTTATGGTAGGCAAGCAGCGCTT is part of the Geobacillus sp. 46C-IIa genome and encodes:
- the rplD gene encoding 50S ribosomal protein L4; amino-acid sequence: MPKVALYNQNGQTIGEIELNDAVFGIEPNKHVLFEAVIMQRASMRQGTHKTKNRAEVSGGGRKPWRQKGTGRARQGSIRAPQWRGGGTVFGPVPRDYSYKLPKKVRRLAIKSALSSKVLENEIVVLDQLSLEAPKTKEMVKILNNLAVDRKALIVTDELNENVYLSARNIPGVKVVSANGINVLDVLNHDKLVITKAAVEKVEEVLA
- the rplC gene encoding 50S ribosomal protein L3, whose amino-acid sequence is MTKGILGRKIGMTQVFAENGDLIPVTVIEATPNVVLQKKTIENDGYEAIQLGFEDVSVKRANKPQIGHAAKANTAPKRFIREIRGANVDEYEVGQEVKVDIFSEGDIVDVTGISKGKGFQGVIKRHGQSRGPMAHGSRYHRRPGSMGAIAPNRVFKTKNLPGRTGGERVTIQNLKIVKVDPERNLLLIKGNVPGPRKGLVIVKSAVKAKAK
- the rpsJ gene encoding 30S ribosomal protein S10, which encodes MAKEKIRIRLKAYDHRILDQSAEKIVETAKRSGAKVSGPIPLPTERTVYTILRAVHKYKDSREQFEMRTHKRLIDIINPTPQTVDSLMRLDLPSGVDIEIKL
- the tuf gene encoding elongation factor Tu, encoding MAKAKFERTKPHVNIGTIGHVDHGKTTLTAAITTVLAKQGKAEARAYDQIDAAPEERERGITISTAHVEYETDARHYAHVDCPGHADYVKNMITGAAQMDGAILVVSAADGPMPQTREHILLSRQVGVPYIVVFLNKCDMVDDEELLELVEMEVRDLLSEYDFPGDEVPVIKGSALKALEGDPQWEEKIIELMNAVDEYIPTPQREVDKPFMMPVEDVFSITGRGTVATGRVERGTLKVGDPVEIIGLSDEPKTTTVTGVEMFRKLLDQAEAGDNIGALLRGVSRDEVERGQVLAKPGSITPHTKFKAQVYVLTKEEGGRHTPFFSNYRPQFYFRTTDVTGIITLPEGVEMVMPGDNVEMTVELIAPIAIEEGTKFSIREGGRTVGAGSVSEIIE
- the fusA gene encoding elongation factor G, whose protein sequence is MAREFSLENTRNIGIMAHIDAGKTTTTERILFYTGRVHKIGEVHEGAATMDWMEQEQERGITITSAATTAQWKGHRINIIDTPGHVDFTVEVERSLRVLDGAITVLDAQSGVEPQTETVWRQATTYGVPRIVFVNKMDKIGADFLYAVKTLHDRLQANAHPVQLPIGAEDQFTGIIDLVEMCAYHYHDELGKNIERIEIPEDYRDLAEEYHGKLIEAVAELDEELMMKYLEGEEITKEELKAAIRKATISVEFYPVFCGSAFKNKGVQLLLDGVVDYLPSPVDIPAIRGIIPDTEEEVTREARDDAPFAALAFKIMTDPYVGKLTFFRVYSGTLDSGSYVMNSTKRKRERIGRLLQMHANHRQEISKVYAGDIAAAVGLKETTTGDTLCDEKNLVILESMQFPEPVISVAIEPKSKADQDKMGQALQKLQEEDPTFRAHTDPETGQTIISGMGELHLDIIVDRMRREFKVEANVGAPQVAYRETFRKSAQVEGKFIRQSGGRGQYGHVWIEFSPNERGKGFEFENAIVGGVVPKEYVPAVQAGLEEAMQNGVLAGYPVVDIKAKLFDGSYHDVDSSEMAFKIAASLALKNAATKCDPVLLEPIMKVEVVIPEEYLGDIMGDITSRRGRVEGMEARGNAQVVRAMVPLAEMFGYATSLRSNTQGRGTFSMVFDHYEEVPKNIADEIIKKNKGE
- the rpsG gene encoding 30S ribosomal protein S7 gives rise to the protein MPRRGPVAKRDVLPDPIYNSKLVTRLINKIMVDGKKSKAQKILYTAFDIIRERTGKDPMEVFEQALKNVMPVLEVRARRVGGANYQVPVEVRPDRRVSLGLRWLVQYSRLRGEKTMEERLANEIMDAANNTGAAVKKREDTHKMAEANKAFAHYRW
- the rpsL gene encoding 30S ribosomal protein S12, translating into MPTINQLVRKGREKKVFKSKSPALNKGYNSFKKEQTNVSSPQKRGVCTRVGTMTPKKPNSALRKYARVRLTNGIEVTAYIPGIGHNLQEHSVVLIRGGRVKDLPGVRYHIVRGALDTAGVANRMQGRSKYGAKKPKAAKK
- a CDS encoding 50S ribosomal protein L7ae-like protein, producing the protein MSYEKVLQAGKIVIGTKQTIRALKEGKATEVIVAEDADSPIIEKVTAAANEANVPVTKVDSMKKLGKACKIQVGAAAVAILR
- the rpoC gene encoding DNA-directed RNA polymerase subunit beta', whose translation is MLDVNKFEYMKIGLASPEKIRSWSYGEVKKPETINYRTLKPEKDGLFCERIFGPTKDWECHCGKYKRVRYKGVVCDRCGVEVTRSKVRRERMGHIELAAPVSHIWYFKGIPSRMGLVLDMSPRALEEVIYFASYVVTDPGDTPLEKKQLLSEKEYRAYREKYGQSFQASMGAEAIKKLLQDIDLDKEVAALKEELKTAQGQRRARIIKRLEVLESFRSSGNDPAWMVLDVLPVIPPELRPMVQLDGGRFATSDLNDLYRRVINRNNRLKRLLDLGAPNIIVQNEKRMLQEAVDALIDNGRRGRPVTGPGNRPLKSLSHMLKGKQGRFRQNLLGKRVDYSGRSVIVVGPNLKMYQCGLPKEMALELFKPFVMKELVERGLAHNIKSAKRKIERVHPEVWDVLEDVIKEHPVLLNRAPTLHRLGIQAFEPTLVEGRAIRLHPLVCTAYNADFDGDQMAVHVPLSAEAQAEARLLMLAAQNILNPKDGKPVVTPSQDMVLGNYYLTMEREGAVGEGMVFKDTDEALLAYHNGYVHLHSRIAIHAGSLKNETFTEEQNNKLLLTTVGKLIFNEILPKSFPYINEPTTENIEGRTPDKYFLDKGVDVREEIRKREPVPPFKKKVLGQIIAEVFKRFKITETSKMLDRMKDLGFQYSTKAGITIGVADIVVLPEKQEILDEAQAKVDTVLKQFRRGLITDEERYERVISVWSAAKDKIQDRLMKSLDKRNPIFMMSDSGARGNASNFTQLAGMRGLMANPAGRIIELPIKSSFREGLTVLEYFISTHGARKGLADTALKTADSGYLTRRLVDVAQDVIVREEDCGTDRGILARALTDGTEVVVKLEERLVGRYAHKTVHHPETGEVIVRKDEMITEDIANEIIKAGITEVWIRSVFACNTRHGVCKKCYGRNMATGMDVEVGEAVGIIAAQSIGEPGTQLTMRTFHTGGVAGDDITQGLPRVQELFEARNPKGQAVISEIDGTVIAINETRDNQYEIVVQSEVETRSYVAPYNARLKVEEGQHVERGQELTEGSVDPKQLLRVRDITSVQEYLLREVQKVYRMQGVEISDKHIEVMVRQMLRKVRVIDAGDTDVLPGTLLDVHQFTDVNAQAIREGKRPATARPVLLGITKASLETDSFLSAASFQETTRVLTDAAIKGKRDELLGLKENVIIGKLVPAGTGMARYRNVKPAVKKETAGDTVPSK